TAGCTGATTTAAAAAGTTTACCTCCTTCGTAATCTCTTCAGTACTATCTCTTTCAGGTGTTTCAGACCGGTCTGTAAGCgcatttttgttcttcctATCTATTTGCTGTCTTAATAATTCAAAATGTTTTGTAAATAGCTCATAGCAACGACgctttaaaaaatatatggGTGCATCCAGCCCCTCTGCTAATAACGCCCAGTCTATCTCCTTGTCAGGGTCATTGAGTTGGGAAAGTAGACTCCAgagtttcttttccttctgtATATTCCACTCAAACACTGGTGGATCAACAAAACCATCGGGTCGCTTTCCCTTCACCTTAACATAAACAATAGTATTCTTTGAGTTCATCCTCACTGCCCTATATTGGATGCCTTAGACACAACTGAAAGTTAAACCCACATTTGATTCTACTGATTGGCATCGCTTTTTTAATGCTCATCCTTAAAAAATTCTAGGAAATGGAGCATTAAATTGAAAACCAATTCACTTTTTTGGGTCAGCAAGCACATACATTATAAACTGGACACGAAAGGAGTAATACGTGAAGTTATCGTTGCCATAACTGGTCAAAGCGATTAGAAGTATCATACCTTGTAAGCGATGCATGTACGGTGATGATATCGGGAGAGGAAACAGACAGCATTCAAGATGGAGCGAATGAGGttgaatttgatagttTCGATTTGCAACTAAATAACTACGATCATTACATGGCGTATCCAACTTCCTTAGACAGGACACATGGATCTAGTTTaccattgaagaaattccATAAGGTCCCGGTTATTAGGATATTCGGATGTTTGCGCACAGGTCATCAACTGTTGTGCCATGTTCATGGGATTTTTCCATActtttttgtcaaatatGATGGGAAAGAGGATGACACTTCCATAATCATAAATGAAAAGTGTGCTAAGTTACATCAATTGCTTGAACAGATTTTGCGAGATAAAATGAAGAGTAAAGGATCCAGAAATGACAAACAAGACGAAACAAACCTCAACGAACTGGTATATATAGCCAATGTTTCAGTGGTGAAAGGTGTCCCATTTTATGGCTACCATGTAGGGTGGACACCTTTCTATAAGATATCGTTGTTAAACCCTAGCTTAAGTGAACAGgtttgtaatattattagGGAACAGAATGTTCTACAAAACGGACAGAACGAGGTATATGAATCCCAGTTCCCATATTTGTTGAAGTTTACTGCCgatttcaatttatttGCTTGTTCATGGATTAACTTCAAAAAGGTATATTTCAGAGCGCCAGTACTAAATGAAATGCTGAATATGGACGAAATAATGATGACCAAAGAGTTGAGGGTATTATTGGATAGATTTCATTCTAAAGATACTGtgttaaaaaaaactatGTTTCCAAGAATTGGCAATGGTTTGTTAGAGATAGATGTAATCCCTCAGTTTATCAAAAACATCGACCAAATCAAAATAAGAAACATCCACCATGATCTGTcagagaaaaaagaaagtgtTAATTACTTAGATGATGGCCCATATGTTTCTTCTACTAAAAATATGCTTAAGGACGTTGAAATACAGCGTAAGTTGTATTCACTGGAAGAATACAAAAAAGCAGCTGATATATCAAGGAATGAAAACGATATGATTTGGAACTCAAGTCATCAGTTTGAGATGTTTTTAAGGAAAGCTTTATCCAGTGTTAAAGTTTCAGATAAGGATTCGAATTTTCTTTCAGGTCATTTTAATGCGAATGACTTTCTTAAAACACCATTTGAAATGATTGATGAGCTGTGGCCCACTAAATTTGAATCCTCTATAGATTTGAACGATGAAAACGAACGACATGATAAAAATGATCAGCTGTTAGATGTTGGCGAAGATTTTGATAAGGCGGAAGAGCGAGACGAAGACATACTGGGTGAACCAAATGAGGATGATTATATCGAGAAAGAAATGCATTCTCAGGATAATGGCCAATTCATAAATGTGAGTACATCAGTTATCTCAACAACACAGTCATTGGATAAGCTTTTGACACAGAGTATAGTTAAAAATCAACGAAAGTTAAAGATAGGGAATGTTCTGTCTGATTTAGGTAATGTTGCTACTAATTACCATAATTATTTTCCATCTAACATAAAGAAGTACTATAGGTATAAACAATGCAATATATCTTATAGTTCTATGAATGAAGATCTTCAAGATAATGGGCTTCCTATTAATGATTATATGGGCCCATTTTTCTCCGATCCTTGTGATCTCCATAAAAAAGACTATCAGTACGCTGGTAAACAATTTGATATAACATCAACACATTTAATGAAAAGGTACCCATTAGACTTCAAAGAGGATCTAGTACGGTTGACTAAGCAAAGACTTGATAATGATGTACTTTTTGCTTCGtggaaatatttgaagatgcCGCCATCATTTAATGATGTTGCAGAATCCGTTACTAGAAAAGAGCGAGCCAGACATTCCATTTCCCAAATTAAAAAACCCACAGCTACAAAGAGTTTGGGAAATACTTCCTCCATAAAACGGTCGGAATCAATTCACGATAATTTAACGCATTTTTCGCTCGAAATCCATGTAAATACTAGAGGTGACCTTTTACCAGATCCCAGGAAAGATGAAGTATCAGTTATATTTTGGAAGGTAGACAGTGACACTTTTCCTTTCAGTATAGATTTACAGCTTGAAGGAATTATGTATACAAACAAGCTTGAAAGGGAGAATCTTATTGAAACTTTGGAATCTATATCCGGAGGGGTACCAATCATGGAGTATGAGGACGAATTTTCTATGTTTGATGCCCTGACAGATCTCATTCTATTATTTGATCCTGATTTATTGTCCGGTTATGAAATACACAACTCATCTTGGGGCTacatatttgaaagaagtCTGAGCGTGCATAAATTTAACATTGCTAATGAAATATCTCGGGTAAACATGGGTGCTCAGTTCAAACTTCGAGATTCATGGGGTTTTAAAAAGAGTTCTGGTATTAGCATCACTGGACGTTATGTGCTGAATATTTGGAGGTTGTTAAGGAAAGAAATTGCTGTTACTCAGTActcttttgaaaatatgGTTCATTTGCTCCTCAAGATACGACTACCTAAATACTCCTGCAGTCATTTAACATCGCTCTGGAGCAATTTTAAGACAGGTAACGAACTAAAAACATTCCTTAACTATTATTTGACGCGTGTAAGACTAAATATTGGAATCCTAAAGAAAATTAGCTTTACATTAAATGTGATGGAAGAGGCCAGATTGATAGGTATCGATTTTCAATCTGTATATAATCGCGGCTCCCAATACAAAGTGGAATCATTTTTGATTCGTATTTGCAAAAGTGAAAATTATATACTGCTCTCACCTTCAAAAGTTGCTGTGCAGAAACAAAAACCTTTAGAATGTGTTCCACTAGTGATGGAACCAGAATCAGCATTTTACAAGAGTCCATTGCTTGTTTTGGACTTCCAATCATTGTATCCATCTATTATGTCAGGCTataattattgttattctACAATGATGGGTAGAGTGCGAGAACTTGACGGAACAAAACGAACACTTGGTGTAACAAATTTTGAACTGAAGTCGGAGCTGTTGAAAAAACTTCGAGATGATATTCGTATAGCACCAAATGGTGTTATTTATGCTAAAGAGCACTTGAGGAAGTCAACATTATCCAAAATGCTTTCTGAAATACTGGAGATAAGATTTATGATTAAGAAGACGATTTCAGATCTTGGTTCTGATCATCAAGCGCTCAAGAAATTGCTAGAATCCAAACAGCTGGCTTTGAAACTTTTGGCTAATGTTACCTATGGTTATACTTCTGCCTCATTTTCAGGTAGAATGCCATGCTCGGATTTGGCCGATAGCATTGTTCAAACTGGTAGAGAAACATTAGAAAAGGCTGTCAAAATGATTGAAAGTACTGCATCCTGGGGTGCCAAAGTTGTGTATGGGGATACAGATAGTTTGTTCGTCTACTTACCAGGGAAAACGAAAGAAGACGCATTCAGAATTGGCGCTGAAATTTCCAATAGTATTACAGCATCTAACCCAAAACCAATAAcattaaaatttgaaaaggtCTACTTTCCTTGTATTCTTTTGAGTAAAAAGAGGTATGTTGGATATTCCTATTTGTCGAGTTCCCAACTTAACCCCCATTTTGATGCAAAAGGTATTGAGACGGTTAGAAGAGACGGAACACCAGCTCAACAGAAAGTGGTAGAAAATGCCTTACGGATTTTGTTCGAGACAAAGGATTTGAGTAAGGTAAAAAATTATGTAGTTGACACTTTCACCAAG
This is a stretch of genomic DNA from Nakaseomyces glabratus chromosome M, complete sequence. It encodes these proteins:
- the ATG29 gene encoding Atg29p (CAGL0M02013g~Ortholog(s) have SNARE binding activity and role in autophagy of mitochondrion, late nucleophagy, piecemeal microautophagy of nucleus, protein localization to pre-autophagosomal structure), which gives rise to MNSKNTIVYVKVKGKRPDGFVDPPVFEWNIQKEKKLWSLLSQLNDPDKEIDWALLAEGLDAPIYFLKRRCYELFTKHFELLRQQIDRKNKNALTDRSETPERDSTEEITKEVNFLNQLPVRTPGTIQEEFNEDNGPKDKNKTPDTTKKAIEQLKSSRILNFKGNKLDYNNREVGLTRYDSTYEKEGVHTEETESELSSSLGVSKSTLEEALMDKLQI
- the REV3 gene encoding DNA-directed DNA polymerase (CAGL0M02035g~Ortholog(s) have DNA-directed DNA polymerase activity, role in error-free translesion synthesis, error-prone translesion synthesis and cytosol, mitochondrion, nuclear chromatin, nucleus, zeta DNA polymerase complex localization), which codes for MISGEETDSIQDGANEVEFDSFDLQLNNYDHYMAYPTSLDRTHGSSLPLKKFHKVPVIRIFGCLRTGHQLLCHVHGIFPYFFVKYDGKEDDTSIIINEKCAKLHQLLEQILRDKMKSKGSRNDKQDETNLNELVYIANVSVVKGVPFYGYHVGWTPFYKISLLNPSLSEQVCNIIREQNVLQNGQNEVYESQFPYLLKFTADFNLFACSWINFKKVYFRAPVLNEMLNMDEIMMTKELRVLLDRFHSKDTVLKKTMFPRIGNGLLEIDVIPQFIKNIDQIKIRNIHHDLSEKKESVNYLDDGPYVSSTKNMLKDVEIQRKLYSLEEYKKAADISRNENDMIWNSSHQFEMFLRKALSSVKVSDKDSNFLSGHFNANDFLKTPFEMIDELWPTKFESSIDLNDENERHDKNDQLLDVGEDFDKAEERDEDILGEPNEDDYIEKEMHSQDNGQFINVSTSVISTTQSLDKLLTQSIVKNQRKLKIGNVLSDLGNVATNYHNYFPSNIKKYYRYKQCNISYSSMNEDLQDNGLPINDYMGPFFSDPCDLHKKDYQYAGKQFDITSTHLMKRYPLDFKEDLVRLTKQRLDNDVLFASWKYLKMPPSFNDVAESVTRKERARHSISQIKKPTATKSLGNTSSIKRSESIHDNLTHFSLEIHVNTRGDLLPDPRKDEVSVIFWKVDSDTFPFSIDLQLEGIMYTNKLERENLIETLESISGGVPIMEYEDEFSMFDALTDLILLFDPDLLSGYEIHNSSWGYIFERSLSVHKFNIANEISRVNMGAQFKLRDSWGFKKSSGISITGRYVLNIWRLLRKEIAVTQYSFENMVHLLLKIRLPKYSCSHLTSLWSNFKTGNELKTFLNYYLTRVRLNIGILKKISFTLNVMEEARLIGIDFQSVYNRGSQYKVESFLIRICKSENYILLSPSKVAVQKQKPLECVPLVMEPESAFYKSPLLVLDFQSLYPSIMSGYNYCYSTMMGRVRELDGTKRTLGVTNFELKSELLKKLRDDIRIAPNGVIYAKEHLRKSTLSKMLSEILEIRFMIKKTISDLGSDHQALKKLLESKQLALKLLANVTYGYTSASFSGRMPCSDLADSIVQTGRETLEKAVKMIESTASWGAKVVYGDTDSLFVYLPGKTKEDAFRIGAEISNSITASNPKPITLKFEKVYFPCILLSKKRYVGYSYLSSSQLNPHFDAKGIETVRRDGTPAQQKVVENALRILFETKDLSKVKNYVVDTFTKIRSGNISIQDFCFAKEIKLGHYKSESTMPPGAVVAKRLKKQDSRAEPQYKERLSYLVVKGKSGQILRERCVSVSEYFSNDHFALDSEYYITKTLIPPLDRLFNIVGISVSDWNQEGPMFVEGSIKPYTGADNIPTSTRCKACEQNTVSGDSYLCDNCVSNEKMAASKLIIKIQASASKLKVLNDICRICSRQYTGDMGLLSSNNALKCVSYDCPNYYSKLKAQRLMQSKHYYSWNELLHNMDHW